Proteins from a single region of Nomascus leucogenys isolate Asia chromosome 2, Asia_NLE_v1, whole genome shotgun sequence:
- the ZFP62 gene encoding zinc finger protein 62 homolog isoform X1: protein MSEHRSCVLFRFALQSCVSHLKTSTEDEEPTEEYENVGNAESKWPKLEDPMPESKVGDTCVWDNKVENQQKKPVENRMKEDKSSIREAISKAKSTANIKTEQEGEASEKSLHLSPQHITHQTMPIGQRGSEQGKRVENINGTSYPSLQQKTNAVKKLHKCDECGKSFKYNSRLVQHKIMHTGEKRYECDDCGGTFRSSSSLRVHKRIHTGEKPYKCEECGKAYMSYSSLINHKSTHSGEKNCKCDECGKSFNYSSVLDQHKRIHTGEKPYECGECGKAFRNSSGLRVHKRIHTGEKPYECDICGKTFSNSSGLRVHKRIHTGEKPYECDECGKAFITCRTLLNHKSIHFGDKPYKCDECEKSFNYSSLLIQHKVIHTGEKPYECDECGKAFRNSSGLIVHKRIHTGEKPYKCDVCGKAFSYSSGLAVHKSIHPGKKAHECKECGKSFSYNSLLLQHRTIHTGERPYVCDVCGKTFRNNAGLKVHRRLHTGEKPYKCDVCGKAYISRSSLKNHKGIHLGEKPYKCSYCEKSFNYSSALEQHKRIHTREKPFGCDECGKAFRNNSGLKVHKRIHTGERPYKCEECGKAYISLSSLINHKSVHPGEKPFKCDECEKAFITYRTLINHKKVHLGEKPYKCDVCEKSFNYTSLLSQHKRVHTREKPYECDRCEKVFRNNSSLKVHKRIHTGERPYECDVCGKAYISHSSLINHKSTHPGKTPHTCDECGKAFFSSRTLISHKRVHLGEKPFKCVECGKSFSYSSLLSQHKRIHTGEKPYVCDRCGKAFRNSSGLTVHKRIHTGEKPYECDECGKAYISHSSLINHKSVHQGKQPYNCECGKSFNYRSVLDQHKRIHTGKKPYRCNECGKAFNIRSNLTKHKRTHTGEESLNVIYVGSYSGTSQKRTYEGGNALDGGRMRMPL from the coding sequence TGTCACATTTGAAGACAAGCACTGAGGATGAGGAACCAACTGAAGAATATGAAaatgttggaaatgcagaatctaaGTGGCCAAAACTGGAGGATCCTATGCCTGAATCTAAGGTTGGTGACACATGTGTTTGGGATAACAAGGTAGAGAATCAACAGAAAAAGCCTGTGGAAAACAGGATGAAGGAAGACAAAAGCAGCATCAGGGAAGCAATCAGCAAAGCCAAGAGTACAGCAAATATAAAGACAGAACAGGAAGGTGAGGCATCTGAGAAGAGCTTGCATCTGAGCCCACAGCATATCACACACCAGACTATGCCTATAGGACAGAGAGGGAGTGAGCAAGGCAAACGTGTGGAGAACATTAATGGAACCTCCTACCCTAGTCTACAGCAGAAAACCAATGCTGTTAAGAAATTACATAAATGTGATGAATGTGGGAAATCCTTCAAATATAATTCCCGCCTTGTTCAACATAAAATTATGCATACTGGGGAAAAGCGCTATGAATGTGATGACTGTGGAGGGACTTTCCGGAGCAGCTCGAGCCTTCGGGTCCACAAACGGATCCACACTGGGGAGAAGCCGTACAAGTGtgaggaatgtgggaaagcctacATGTCCTACTCCAGCCTTATAAACCACAAAAGCACCCATTCTGGGGAGAAGAACTGTAAATGTGACGAATGTGGAAAATCCTTCAATTACAGCTCTGTTCTGGACCAGCATAAAAGGATCCACACTGGGGAGAAGCCCTATGAATGTGGCGAGTGTGGGAAGGCCTTCAGGAACAGCTCTGGGCTCAGAGTCCACAAAAGGATCCACACGGGGGAGAAGCCCTATGAATGCGACATCTGTGGGAAAACCTTCAGTAACAGCTCTGGCCTTAGGGTCCACAAAAGGATCCACACGGGTGAGAAACCTTACGAATGTGATGAGTGTGGAAAGGCCTTCATTACTTGTAGAACACTTCTCAACCATAAAAGCATCCACTTTGGAGATAAACCCTATAAATGTGATGAGTGTGAGAAATCTTTTAATTATAGCTCTCTTCTCATTCAGCATAAAGTCatccacactggagagaaaccttatgaatgtgATGAATGTGGGAAGGCTTTCAGGAACAGCTCAGGCCTCATAGTGCATAAAAGGatccacacaggagagaaaccttacaaatgtgatGTCTGTGGCAAAGCATTCAGCTATAGCTCAGGCCTCGCAGTCCATAAAAGCATTCACCCTGGGAAGAAAGCCCATGAATGTAAGGAGTGTGGGAAATCCTTTAGTTATAACTCACTTCTTCTTCAACATAGAACTATTCATACCGGAGAGAGACCTtatgtatgtgatgtgtgtgggAAAACGTTCAGAAACAATGCAGGCCTCAAAGTCCACAGGAGGCTCCATACTGGGGAAAAACCATATAAGTGTGATGTGTGTGGGAAAGCCTATATCTCACGCTCTAGCCTTAAAAATCACAAAGGAATCCACCTTGGGGAGAAGCCCTATAAATGTAGCTATTGTGAGAAATCGTTCAACTACAGCTCTGCCCTTGAACAGCATAAAAGGATTCATACCAGGGAAAAACCCTTTGGGTGTGATGAGTGTGGTAAAGCTTTCAGAAATAATTCTGGCCTTAAAGTACATAAACGAATCCACACTGGGGAACgaccttacaaatgtgaagaatgtgggaaAGCATACATCTCTCTCTCGAGCCTTATAAATCATAAAAGTGTACACCCTGGGGAGAAGCCCTTTAAGTGTGATGAGTGTGAGAAGGCCTTCATCACATACCGAACCCTTATAAACCACAAAAAAGTTCATCTTGGGGAGAAGCCCTACAAATGTGATGTGTGTGAGAAATCTTTTAATTACACATCACTCCTTTCTCAGCACAAAAGGGTCCACACtagagagaaaccctatgaatgtgaCAGGTGTGAGAAGGTCTTCAGAAACAACTCAAGCCTTAAAGTTCATAAAAGAATCCATACTGGGGAGAGGCCCTATGAATGTGATGTGTGTGGAAAAGCCTACATCTCACACTCAAGCCTTATTAACCATAAAAGTACCCACCCTGGCAAGACACCCCATACATGTGATGAATGTGGAAAAGCTTTTTTCTCAAGCAGAACTCTTATAAGCCATAAAAGAGTCCATCTTGGGGAGAAACCCTTCAAGTGTGTTGAGTGTGGGAAATCTTTCAGTTACAGCTCTCTCCTTTCTCAGCACAAGAGGATCCACACAGGGGAGAAACCCTATGTGTGTGATAGGTGTGGGAAGGCCTTCAGGAACAGCTCAGGCCTCACAGTGCATAAAAGGATCCACACaggtgagaaaccctatgaatgtgaTGAGTGTGGGAAGGCATACATCTCACACTCAAGTCTTATCAATCATAAAAGTGTCCACCAGGGGAAGCAGCCCTATAATTGTGAGTGTGGGAAATCCTTCAATTATAGATCAGTCCTTGACCAGCACAAAAGGATCCACACTGGAAAGAAGCCATACCGATGTAATGAGTGTGGTAAGGCTTTTAATATCAGATCAAATCTCACCAAGCATAAAAGAACCCATACTGGAGAGGAATCTTTAAATGTGATATATGTGGGAAGTTACAGTGGCACATCCCAGAAGAGAACCTATGAGGGAGGGAATGCCCTGGATGGGGGCAGGATGAGGATGCCTCTGTAG
- the ZFP62 gene encoding zinc finger protein 62 homolog isoform X3: protein MSHLKTSTEDEEPTEEYENVGNAESKWPKLEDPMPESKVGDTCVWDNKVENQQKKPVENRMKEDKSSIREAISKAKSTANIKTEQEGEASEKSLHLSPQHITHQTMPIGQRGSEQGKRVENINGTSYPSLQQKTNAVKKLHKCDECGKSFKYNSRLVQHKIMHTGEKRYECDDCGGTFRSSSSLRVHKRIHTGEKPYKCEECGKAYMSYSSLINHKSTHSGEKNCKCDECGKSFNYSSVLDQHKRIHTGEKPYECGECGKAFRNSSGLRVHKRIHTGEKPYECDICGKTFSNSSGLRVHKRIHTGEKPYECDECGKAFITCRTLLNHKSIHFGDKPYKCDECEKSFNYSSLLIQHKVIHTGEKPYECDECGKAFRNSSGLIVHKRIHTGEKPYKCDVCGKAFSYSSGLAVHKSIHPGKKAHECKECGKSFSYNSLLLQHRTIHTGERPYVCDVCGKTFRNNAGLKVHRRLHTGEKPYKCDVCGKAYISRSSLKNHKGIHLGEKPYKCSYCEKSFNYSSALEQHKRIHTREKPFGCDECGKAFRNNSGLKVHKRIHTGERPYKCEECGKAYISLSSLINHKSVHPGEKPFKCDECEKAFITYRTLINHKKVHLGEKPYKCDVCEKSFNYTSLLSQHKRVHTREKPYECDRCEKVFRNNSSLKVHKRIHTGERPYECDVCGKAYISHSSLINHKSTHPGKTPHTCDECGKAFFSSRTLISHKRVHLGEKPFKCVECGKSFSYSSLLSQHKRIHTGEKPYVCDRCGKAFRNSSGLTVHKRIHTGEKPYECDECGKAYISHSSLINHKSVHQGKQPYNCECGKSFNYRSVLDQHKRIHTGKKPYRCNECGKAFNIRSNLTKHKRTHTGEESLNVIYVGSYSGTSQKRTYEGGNALDGGRMRMPL from the coding sequence TGTCACATTTGAAGACAAGCACTGAGGATGAGGAACCAACTGAAGAATATGAAaatgttggaaatgcagaatctaaGTGGCCAAAACTGGAGGATCCTATGCCTGAATCTAAGGTTGGTGACACATGTGTTTGGGATAACAAGGTAGAGAATCAACAGAAAAAGCCTGTGGAAAACAGGATGAAGGAAGACAAAAGCAGCATCAGGGAAGCAATCAGCAAAGCCAAGAGTACAGCAAATATAAAGACAGAACAGGAAGGTGAGGCATCTGAGAAGAGCTTGCATCTGAGCCCACAGCATATCACACACCAGACTATGCCTATAGGACAGAGAGGGAGTGAGCAAGGCAAACGTGTGGAGAACATTAATGGAACCTCCTACCCTAGTCTACAGCAGAAAACCAATGCTGTTAAGAAATTACATAAATGTGATGAATGTGGGAAATCCTTCAAATATAATTCCCGCCTTGTTCAACATAAAATTATGCATACTGGGGAAAAGCGCTATGAATGTGATGACTGTGGAGGGACTTTCCGGAGCAGCTCGAGCCTTCGGGTCCACAAACGGATCCACACTGGGGAGAAGCCGTACAAGTGtgaggaatgtgggaaagcctacATGTCCTACTCCAGCCTTATAAACCACAAAAGCACCCATTCTGGGGAGAAGAACTGTAAATGTGACGAATGTGGAAAATCCTTCAATTACAGCTCTGTTCTGGACCAGCATAAAAGGATCCACACTGGGGAGAAGCCCTATGAATGTGGCGAGTGTGGGAAGGCCTTCAGGAACAGCTCTGGGCTCAGAGTCCACAAAAGGATCCACACGGGGGAGAAGCCCTATGAATGCGACATCTGTGGGAAAACCTTCAGTAACAGCTCTGGCCTTAGGGTCCACAAAAGGATCCACACGGGTGAGAAACCTTACGAATGTGATGAGTGTGGAAAGGCCTTCATTACTTGTAGAACACTTCTCAACCATAAAAGCATCCACTTTGGAGATAAACCCTATAAATGTGATGAGTGTGAGAAATCTTTTAATTATAGCTCTCTTCTCATTCAGCATAAAGTCatccacactggagagaaaccttatgaatgtgATGAATGTGGGAAGGCTTTCAGGAACAGCTCAGGCCTCATAGTGCATAAAAGGatccacacaggagagaaaccttacaaatgtgatGTCTGTGGCAAAGCATTCAGCTATAGCTCAGGCCTCGCAGTCCATAAAAGCATTCACCCTGGGAAGAAAGCCCATGAATGTAAGGAGTGTGGGAAATCCTTTAGTTATAACTCACTTCTTCTTCAACATAGAACTATTCATACCGGAGAGAGACCTtatgtatgtgatgtgtgtgggAAAACGTTCAGAAACAATGCAGGCCTCAAAGTCCACAGGAGGCTCCATACTGGGGAAAAACCATATAAGTGTGATGTGTGTGGGAAAGCCTATATCTCACGCTCTAGCCTTAAAAATCACAAAGGAATCCACCTTGGGGAGAAGCCCTATAAATGTAGCTATTGTGAGAAATCGTTCAACTACAGCTCTGCCCTTGAACAGCATAAAAGGATTCATACCAGGGAAAAACCCTTTGGGTGTGATGAGTGTGGTAAAGCTTTCAGAAATAATTCTGGCCTTAAAGTACATAAACGAATCCACACTGGGGAACgaccttacaaatgtgaagaatgtgggaaAGCATACATCTCTCTCTCGAGCCTTATAAATCATAAAAGTGTACACCCTGGGGAGAAGCCCTTTAAGTGTGATGAGTGTGAGAAGGCCTTCATCACATACCGAACCCTTATAAACCACAAAAAAGTTCATCTTGGGGAGAAGCCCTACAAATGTGATGTGTGTGAGAAATCTTTTAATTACACATCACTCCTTTCTCAGCACAAAAGGGTCCACACtagagagaaaccctatgaatgtgaCAGGTGTGAGAAGGTCTTCAGAAACAACTCAAGCCTTAAAGTTCATAAAAGAATCCATACTGGGGAGAGGCCCTATGAATGTGATGTGTGTGGAAAAGCCTACATCTCACACTCAAGCCTTATTAACCATAAAAGTACCCACCCTGGCAAGACACCCCATACATGTGATGAATGTGGAAAAGCTTTTTTCTCAAGCAGAACTCTTATAAGCCATAAAAGAGTCCATCTTGGGGAGAAACCCTTCAAGTGTGTTGAGTGTGGGAAATCTTTCAGTTACAGCTCTCTCCTTTCTCAGCACAAGAGGATCCACACAGGGGAGAAACCCTATGTGTGTGATAGGTGTGGGAAGGCCTTCAGGAACAGCTCAGGCCTCACAGTGCATAAAAGGATCCACACaggtgagaaaccctatgaatgtgaTGAGTGTGGGAAGGCATACATCTCACACTCAAGTCTTATCAATCATAAAAGTGTCCACCAGGGGAAGCAGCCCTATAATTGTGAGTGTGGGAAATCCTTCAATTATAGATCAGTCCTTGACCAGCACAAAAGGATCCACACTGGAAAGAAGCCATACCGATGTAATGAGTGTGGTAAGGCTTTTAATATCAGATCAAATCTCACCAAGCATAAAAGAACCCATACTGGAGAGGAATCTTTAAATGTGATATATGTGGGAAGTTACAGTGGCACATCCCAGAAGAGAACCTATGAGGGAGGGAATGCCCTGGATGGGGGCAGGATGAGGATGCCTCTGTAG
- the ZFP62 gene encoding zinc finger protein 62 homolog isoform X2 codes for MPVNVSHLKTSTEDEEPTEEYENVGNAESKWPKLEDPMPESKVGDTCVWDNKVENQQKKPVENRMKEDKSSIREAISKAKSTANIKTEQEGEASEKSLHLSPQHITHQTMPIGQRGSEQGKRVENINGTSYPSLQQKTNAVKKLHKCDECGKSFKYNSRLVQHKIMHTGEKRYECDDCGGTFRSSSSLRVHKRIHTGEKPYKCEECGKAYMSYSSLINHKSTHSGEKNCKCDECGKSFNYSSVLDQHKRIHTGEKPYECGECGKAFRNSSGLRVHKRIHTGEKPYECDICGKTFSNSSGLRVHKRIHTGEKPYECDECGKAFITCRTLLNHKSIHFGDKPYKCDECEKSFNYSSLLIQHKVIHTGEKPYECDECGKAFRNSSGLIVHKRIHTGEKPYKCDVCGKAFSYSSGLAVHKSIHPGKKAHECKECGKSFSYNSLLLQHRTIHTGERPYVCDVCGKTFRNNAGLKVHRRLHTGEKPYKCDVCGKAYISRSSLKNHKGIHLGEKPYKCSYCEKSFNYSSALEQHKRIHTREKPFGCDECGKAFRNNSGLKVHKRIHTGERPYKCEECGKAYISLSSLINHKSVHPGEKPFKCDECEKAFITYRTLINHKKVHLGEKPYKCDVCEKSFNYTSLLSQHKRVHTREKPYECDRCEKVFRNNSSLKVHKRIHTGERPYECDVCGKAYISHSSLINHKSTHPGKTPHTCDECGKAFFSSRTLISHKRVHLGEKPFKCVECGKSFSYSSLLSQHKRIHTGEKPYVCDRCGKAFRNSSGLTVHKRIHTGEKPYECDECGKAYISHSSLINHKSVHQGKQPYNCECGKSFNYRSVLDQHKRIHTGKKPYRCNECGKAFNIRSNLTKHKRTHTGEESLNVIYVGSYSGTSQKRTYEGGNALDGGRMRMPL; via the coding sequence TGTCACATTTGAAGACAAGCACTGAGGATGAGGAACCAACTGAAGAATATGAAaatgttggaaatgcagaatctaaGTGGCCAAAACTGGAGGATCCTATGCCTGAATCTAAGGTTGGTGACACATGTGTTTGGGATAACAAGGTAGAGAATCAACAGAAAAAGCCTGTGGAAAACAGGATGAAGGAAGACAAAAGCAGCATCAGGGAAGCAATCAGCAAAGCCAAGAGTACAGCAAATATAAAGACAGAACAGGAAGGTGAGGCATCTGAGAAGAGCTTGCATCTGAGCCCACAGCATATCACACACCAGACTATGCCTATAGGACAGAGAGGGAGTGAGCAAGGCAAACGTGTGGAGAACATTAATGGAACCTCCTACCCTAGTCTACAGCAGAAAACCAATGCTGTTAAGAAATTACATAAATGTGATGAATGTGGGAAATCCTTCAAATATAATTCCCGCCTTGTTCAACATAAAATTATGCATACTGGGGAAAAGCGCTATGAATGTGATGACTGTGGAGGGACTTTCCGGAGCAGCTCGAGCCTTCGGGTCCACAAACGGATCCACACTGGGGAGAAGCCGTACAAGTGtgaggaatgtgggaaagcctacATGTCCTACTCCAGCCTTATAAACCACAAAAGCACCCATTCTGGGGAGAAGAACTGTAAATGTGACGAATGTGGAAAATCCTTCAATTACAGCTCTGTTCTGGACCAGCATAAAAGGATCCACACTGGGGAGAAGCCCTATGAATGTGGCGAGTGTGGGAAGGCCTTCAGGAACAGCTCTGGGCTCAGAGTCCACAAAAGGATCCACACGGGGGAGAAGCCCTATGAATGCGACATCTGTGGGAAAACCTTCAGTAACAGCTCTGGCCTTAGGGTCCACAAAAGGATCCACACGGGTGAGAAACCTTACGAATGTGATGAGTGTGGAAAGGCCTTCATTACTTGTAGAACACTTCTCAACCATAAAAGCATCCACTTTGGAGATAAACCCTATAAATGTGATGAGTGTGAGAAATCTTTTAATTATAGCTCTCTTCTCATTCAGCATAAAGTCatccacactggagagaaaccttatgaatgtgATGAATGTGGGAAGGCTTTCAGGAACAGCTCAGGCCTCATAGTGCATAAAAGGatccacacaggagagaaaccttacaaatgtgatGTCTGTGGCAAAGCATTCAGCTATAGCTCAGGCCTCGCAGTCCATAAAAGCATTCACCCTGGGAAGAAAGCCCATGAATGTAAGGAGTGTGGGAAATCCTTTAGTTATAACTCACTTCTTCTTCAACATAGAACTATTCATACCGGAGAGAGACCTtatgtatgtgatgtgtgtgggAAAACGTTCAGAAACAATGCAGGCCTCAAAGTCCACAGGAGGCTCCATACTGGGGAAAAACCATATAAGTGTGATGTGTGTGGGAAAGCCTATATCTCACGCTCTAGCCTTAAAAATCACAAAGGAATCCACCTTGGGGAGAAGCCCTATAAATGTAGCTATTGTGAGAAATCGTTCAACTACAGCTCTGCCCTTGAACAGCATAAAAGGATTCATACCAGGGAAAAACCCTTTGGGTGTGATGAGTGTGGTAAAGCTTTCAGAAATAATTCTGGCCTTAAAGTACATAAACGAATCCACACTGGGGAACgaccttacaaatgtgaagaatgtgggaaAGCATACATCTCTCTCTCGAGCCTTATAAATCATAAAAGTGTACACCCTGGGGAGAAGCCCTTTAAGTGTGATGAGTGTGAGAAGGCCTTCATCACATACCGAACCCTTATAAACCACAAAAAAGTTCATCTTGGGGAGAAGCCCTACAAATGTGATGTGTGTGAGAAATCTTTTAATTACACATCACTCCTTTCTCAGCACAAAAGGGTCCACACtagagagaaaccctatgaatgtgaCAGGTGTGAGAAGGTCTTCAGAAACAACTCAAGCCTTAAAGTTCATAAAAGAATCCATACTGGGGAGAGGCCCTATGAATGTGATGTGTGTGGAAAAGCCTACATCTCACACTCAAGCCTTATTAACCATAAAAGTACCCACCCTGGCAAGACACCCCATACATGTGATGAATGTGGAAAAGCTTTTTTCTCAAGCAGAACTCTTATAAGCCATAAAAGAGTCCATCTTGGGGAGAAACCCTTCAAGTGTGTTGAGTGTGGGAAATCTTTCAGTTACAGCTCTCTCCTTTCTCAGCACAAGAGGATCCACACAGGGGAGAAACCCTATGTGTGTGATAGGTGTGGGAAGGCCTTCAGGAACAGCTCAGGCCTCACAGTGCATAAAAGGATCCACACaggtgagaaaccctatgaatgtgaTGAGTGTGGGAAGGCATACATCTCACACTCAAGTCTTATCAATCATAAAAGTGTCCACCAGGGGAAGCAGCCCTATAATTGTGAGTGTGGGAAATCCTTCAATTATAGATCAGTCCTTGACCAGCACAAAAGGATCCACACTGGAAAGAAGCCATACCGATGTAATGAGTGTGGTAAGGCTTTTAATATCAGATCAAATCTCACCAAGCATAAAAGAACCCATACTGGAGAGGAATCTTTAAATGTGATATATGTGGGAAGTTACAGTGGCACATCCCAGAAGAGAACCTATGAGGGAGGGAATGCCCTGGATGGGGGCAGGATGAGGATGCCTCTGTAG
- the ZFP62 gene encoding zinc finger protein 62 homolog isoform X4 produces MPESKVGDTCVWDNKVENQQKKPVENRMKEDKSSIREAISKAKSTANIKTEQEGEASEKSLHLSPQHITHQTMPIGQRGSEQGKRVENINGTSYPSLQQKTNAVKKLHKCDECGKSFKYNSRLVQHKIMHTGEKRYECDDCGGTFRSSSSLRVHKRIHTGEKPYKCEECGKAYMSYSSLINHKSTHSGEKNCKCDECGKSFNYSSVLDQHKRIHTGEKPYECGECGKAFRNSSGLRVHKRIHTGEKPYECDICGKTFSNSSGLRVHKRIHTGEKPYECDECGKAFITCRTLLNHKSIHFGDKPYKCDECEKSFNYSSLLIQHKVIHTGEKPYECDECGKAFRNSSGLIVHKRIHTGEKPYKCDVCGKAFSYSSGLAVHKSIHPGKKAHECKECGKSFSYNSLLLQHRTIHTGERPYVCDVCGKTFRNNAGLKVHRRLHTGEKPYKCDVCGKAYISRSSLKNHKGIHLGEKPYKCSYCEKSFNYSSALEQHKRIHTREKPFGCDECGKAFRNNSGLKVHKRIHTGERPYKCEECGKAYISLSSLINHKSVHPGEKPFKCDECEKAFITYRTLINHKKVHLGEKPYKCDVCEKSFNYTSLLSQHKRVHTREKPYECDRCEKVFRNNSSLKVHKRIHTGERPYECDVCGKAYISHSSLINHKSTHPGKTPHTCDECGKAFFSSRTLISHKRVHLGEKPFKCVECGKSFSYSSLLSQHKRIHTGEKPYVCDRCGKAFRNSSGLTVHKRIHTGEKPYECDECGKAYISHSSLINHKSVHQGKQPYNCECGKSFNYRSVLDQHKRIHTGKKPYRCNECGKAFNIRSNLTKHKRTHTGEESLNVIYVGSYSGTSQKRTYEGGNALDGGRMRMPL; encoded by the coding sequence ATGCCTGAATCTAAGGTTGGTGACACATGTGTTTGGGATAACAAGGTAGAGAATCAACAGAAAAAGCCTGTGGAAAACAGGATGAAGGAAGACAAAAGCAGCATCAGGGAAGCAATCAGCAAAGCCAAGAGTACAGCAAATATAAAGACAGAACAGGAAGGTGAGGCATCTGAGAAGAGCTTGCATCTGAGCCCACAGCATATCACACACCAGACTATGCCTATAGGACAGAGAGGGAGTGAGCAAGGCAAACGTGTGGAGAACATTAATGGAACCTCCTACCCTAGTCTACAGCAGAAAACCAATGCTGTTAAGAAATTACATAAATGTGATGAATGTGGGAAATCCTTCAAATATAATTCCCGCCTTGTTCAACATAAAATTATGCATACTGGGGAAAAGCGCTATGAATGTGATGACTGTGGAGGGACTTTCCGGAGCAGCTCGAGCCTTCGGGTCCACAAACGGATCCACACTGGGGAGAAGCCGTACAAGTGtgaggaatgtgggaaagcctacATGTCCTACTCCAGCCTTATAAACCACAAAAGCACCCATTCTGGGGAGAAGAACTGTAAATGTGACGAATGTGGAAAATCCTTCAATTACAGCTCTGTTCTGGACCAGCATAAAAGGATCCACACTGGGGAGAAGCCCTATGAATGTGGCGAGTGTGGGAAGGCCTTCAGGAACAGCTCTGGGCTCAGAGTCCACAAAAGGATCCACACGGGGGAGAAGCCCTATGAATGCGACATCTGTGGGAAAACCTTCAGTAACAGCTCTGGCCTTAGGGTCCACAAAAGGATCCACACGGGTGAGAAACCTTACGAATGTGATGAGTGTGGAAAGGCCTTCATTACTTGTAGAACACTTCTCAACCATAAAAGCATCCACTTTGGAGATAAACCCTATAAATGTGATGAGTGTGAGAAATCTTTTAATTATAGCTCTCTTCTCATTCAGCATAAAGTCatccacactggagagaaaccttatgaatgtgATGAATGTGGGAAGGCTTTCAGGAACAGCTCAGGCCTCATAGTGCATAAAAGGatccacacaggagagaaaccttacaaatgtgatGTCTGTGGCAAAGCATTCAGCTATAGCTCAGGCCTCGCAGTCCATAAAAGCATTCACCCTGGGAAGAAAGCCCATGAATGTAAGGAGTGTGGGAAATCCTTTAGTTATAACTCACTTCTTCTTCAACATAGAACTATTCATACCGGAGAGAGACCTtatgtatgtgatgtgtgtgggAAAACGTTCAGAAACAATGCAGGCCTCAAAGTCCACAGGAGGCTCCATACTGGGGAAAAACCATATAAGTGTGATGTGTGTGGGAAAGCCTATATCTCACGCTCTAGCCTTAAAAATCACAAAGGAATCCACCTTGGGGAGAAGCCCTATAAATGTAGCTATTGTGAGAAATCGTTCAACTACAGCTCTGCCCTTGAACAGCATAAAAGGATTCATACCAGGGAAAAACCCTTTGGGTGTGATGAGTGTGGTAAAGCTTTCAGAAATAATTCTGGCCTTAAAGTACATAAACGAATCCACACTGGGGAACgaccttacaaatgtgaagaatgtgggaaAGCATACATCTCTCTCTCGAGCCTTATAAATCATAAAAGTGTACACCCTGGGGAGAAGCCCTTTAAGTGTGATGAGTGTGAGAAGGCCTTCATCACATACCGAACCCTTATAAACCACAAAAAAGTTCATCTTGGGGAGAAGCCCTACAAATGTGATGTGTGTGAGAAATCTTTTAATTACACATCACTCCTTTCTCAGCACAAAAGGGTCCACACtagagagaaaccctatgaatgtgaCAGGTGTGAGAAGGTCTTCAGAAACAACTCAAGCCTTAAAGTTCATAAAAGAATCCATACTGGGGAGAGGCCCTATGAATGTGATGTGTGTGGAAAAGCCTACATCTCACACTCAAGCCTTATTAACCATAAAAGTACCCACCCTGGCAAGACACCCCATACATGTGATGAATGTGGAAAAGCTTTTTTCTCAAGCAGAACTCTTATAAGCCATAAAAGAGTCCATCTTGGGGAGAAACCCTTCAAGTGTGTTGAGTGTGGGAAATCTTTCAGTTACAGCTCTCTCCTTTCTCAGCACAAGAGGATCCACACAGGGGAGAAACCCTATGTGTGTGATAGGTGTGGGAAGGCCTTCAGGAACAGCTCAGGCCTCACAGTGCATAAAAGGATCCACACaggtgagaaaccctatgaatgtgaTGAGTGTGGGAAGGCATACATCTCACACTCAAGTCTTATCAATCATAAAAGTGTCCACCAGGGGAAGCAGCCCTATAATTGTGAGTGTGGGAAATCCTTCAATTATAGATCAGTCCTTGACCAGCACAAAAGGATCCACACTGGAAAGAAGCCATACCGATGTAATGAGTGTGGTAAGGCTTTTAATATCAGATCAAATCTCACCAAGCATAAAAGAACCCATACTGGAGAGGAATCTTTAAATGTGATATATGTGGGAAGTTACAGTGGCACATCCCAGAAGAGAACCTATGAGGGAGGGAATGCCCTGGATGGGGGCAGGATGAGGATGCCTCTGTAG